A genome region from Chryseobacterium sp. G0186 includes the following:
- a CDS encoding copper homeostasis protein CutC — protein sequence MSKIEIACFNPESAIIAFENGADRIELCDGLSEGGTTPGFETTKQLREKINIPIYVMIRPRGGDFTYSDSEFEQMKTDVDHLKSLKVDGFVFGILDEKDEVNVEQNKTLVELASPLPCTFHRAFDRAKGLEGTLEKVIECGFTTILTSGQKPNVSEGKENLKKLVELADGKLEILVGGGLRSSNIEEIRASTKAGYFHSSAITDGGSFANPDEIVALKNK from the coding sequence ATGTCAAAAATAGAAATAGCATGTTTCAATCCCGAGTCAGCAATTATAGCCTTTGAAAACGGAGCCGACAGAATAGAATTGTGCGATGGATTAAGCGAGGGAGGAACGACTCCCGGTTTTGAAACCACAAAACAACTTCGCGAAAAAATAAATATTCCAATATATGTAATGATTCGTCCAAGAGGAGGAGATTTTACCTATTCAGATTCCGAGTTTGAACAAATGAAAACCGATGTAGATCACTTGAAATCGTTAAAAGTGGATGGTTTTGTATTTGGTATTTTGGATGAAAAAGATGAGGTGAATGTAGAGCAGAATAAGACCTTGGTAGAACTAGCTTCACCACTTCCGTGCACTTTTCATCGTGCTTTCGACAGAGCTAAAGGCTTGGAGGGTACTCTGGAAAAAGTAATTGAGTGTGGCTTCACAACCATTCTTACCTCAGGCCAAAAACCTAATGTATCAGAGGGGAAGGAAAACCTTAAAAAACTGGTGGAACTTGCGGATGGCAAATTGGAAATTCTTGTTGGTGGAGGTCTTCGTTCTTCCAATATTGAAGAGATACGAGCCTCTACAAAAGCAGGGTATTTCCATTCCTCAGCAATCACTGATGGTGGTTCTTTTGCCAACCCTGATGAGATAGTGGCGTTGAAGAATAAATGA
- a CDS encoding GxxExxY protein codes for MTENELSYKIIGAAIEVHKSLGVGLLEKAYETALAYELKILGLNVKQQVSLPLQYKDVSIENAYKIDLIVEDKVIIEIKSVLELNPIFHAQVLTYLKQSNMKLGLLINFSSELIKYGIHRIVNNLINE; via the coding sequence ATGACGGAAAATGAATTATCCTACAAAATAATAGGAGCAGCAATAGAAGTACATAAAAGTTTAGGCGTTGGGTTGCTGGAAAAGGCGTACGAAACTGCTTTAGCATATGAGTTGAAGATATTGGGACTTAATGTAAAACAACAGGTATCTTTACCATTACAATATAAAGATGTTTCAATAGAAAATGCCTACAAAATTGACCTGATTGTGGAAGATAAAGTCATTATTGAAATTAAGTCTGTATTAGAATTAAATCCTATTTTTCATGCACAGGTACTGACTTATTTAAAACAATCCAATATGAAACTAGGTTTGCTTATTAATTTTAGCAGTGAACTTATCAAATACGGAATTCATAGAATTGTAAACAATCTTATTAATGAATAA
- a CDS encoding beta-mannosidase, whose protein sequence is MNKTFLFVFFFIQNILFAQLSERNLSSENWQFKNIKEKSWLPAKVPGTVHQDLITNKMIPDPFKDENEKKVQWIENEDWEYQTHFKISSKELEYSNIDLVFNGLDTFSEIYLNGKLLKRTDNMFRKWEIPVKTNLKIGDNVLQVKFKSAVNTGKELAKKVPFTMPESPRSFIRKAQYQFGWDWGPRLVTAGIWKDVKIEFWNTAKINNIQVQQHRLTDVLAEVSFNINLFAEEDGEYFTRFNLNGGIHRFHLKKGSNTIAIPYKIKNPKIWQPNGLGMPDRYTTKITLYKKEGKIIRDINVTYGLKKVELVQKEDEKGKSFYFKVNGNPLYIKGTNWIPADSFSPRITKEKYQKLIKDAKDANMNMIRVWGGGIYEDDEFYKACDENGILVWQDFMFAGSFYPADNEFLNNVKEEVKDQIDRLQNHPSIALWCGNNEIDEAIVNWGYQKQFKYSKSDSLQVWKDYKKLFHEVIPNTLKENLTPDKNIYWPSSPSIGWGHKESLTQGDSHYWGVWWGEQPFEAYNEKVGRFMSEYGFQGMPSLGTTKSMFSGVPDLNLENPTIQAHEKHAKGWNIINEYMKRDYKIPTDFVQYNYVSQLLQARGMQIAMEAHRRAKPYNMGTLYWQLNDCWPVVSWSSIDYSGNWKAFHYQAKRSFEPVLLSVAETNKSYNIYLVSDELKEMRLNTQIELIDFEGKQLWKSNTSSHLKANASENILNINKTELAKFDLSKTVLKISSENNPMKIEKLFFFKKPKDIQLLQPNITIKKISSTEIEISTDVLLKDVYLIGDTHFSDNFFDLLPKTSKRIKLSKALEKIEVMSLWDVFKN, encoded by the coding sequence ATGAATAAAACTTTCCTTTTTGTCTTCTTTTTCATTCAAAATATCCTTTTTGCACAGCTTTCCGAAAGAAACTTGTCTTCTGAAAACTGGCAGTTCAAAAATATAAAGGAGAAAAGCTGGCTGCCCGCAAAAGTGCCGGGAACAGTTCATCAGGATCTGATCACAAATAAAATGATTCCTGATCCTTTCAAAGATGAGAATGAGAAGAAAGTACAGTGGATAGAAAACGAAGACTGGGAGTATCAGACTCATTTTAAGATTTCATCAAAAGAATTGGAATACAGTAATATTGATCTTGTTTTTAACGGATTGGATACATTTTCTGAGATTTATCTTAATGGAAAACTACTGAAGAGAACAGATAATATGTTCAGGAAATGGGAGATTCCTGTGAAGACAAACCTCAAAATTGGTGATAACGTACTACAGGTTAAATTTAAATCAGCAGTCAATACCGGAAAAGAGCTGGCAAAAAAAGTACCTTTTACCATGCCGGAATCACCAAGGAGTTTTATCAGAAAAGCACAATACCAATTCGGCTGGGATTGGGGACCAAGATTAGTTACCGCAGGGATTTGGAAAGATGTGAAAATTGAGTTCTGGAATACAGCAAAAATTAATAACATTCAGGTTCAACAACATAGATTGACTGATGTTTTGGCTGAAGTTTCCTTTAATATCAATCTCTTTGCCGAAGAAGACGGAGAATATTTTACCAGGTTTAATTTAAATGGGGGAATTCATCGGTTTCATCTTAAAAAAGGCTCTAATACCATTGCTATTCCCTATAAAATTAAGAATCCGAAAATATGGCAGCCCAATGGATTGGGAATGCCTGACCGCTATACAACGAAAATTACTCTGTATAAAAAAGAGGGCAAAATTATACGTGATATCAATGTTACCTATGGACTGAAAAAGGTTGAACTAGTTCAGAAAGAAGATGAAAAAGGTAAATCATTTTATTTTAAAGTCAATGGAAATCCTTTGTATATCAAAGGAACCAACTGGATACCTGCCGACAGTTTTTCCCCGAGAATTACAAAAGAAAAATACCAGAAGCTGATCAAAGACGCCAAAGATGCCAACATGAATATGATTCGGGTCTGGGGCGGTGGAATTTATGAAGATGATGAATTTTACAAAGCTTGTGACGAAAATGGAATCTTGGTTTGGCAGGACTTTATGTTTGCGGGAAGCTTTTATCCGGCAGATAACGAATTCCTTAATAATGTTAAGGAAGAAGTAAAAGATCAGATTGACAGACTTCAGAATCATCCTTCCATTGCGTTATGGTGTGGTAATAATGAAATTGATGAAGCTATAGTCAATTGGGGATATCAGAAGCAATTTAAATATTCAAAAAGCGATTCATTGCAGGTTTGGAAGGATTATAAAAAATTATTTCACGAAGTTATTCCCAATACATTAAAAGAAAATCTTACTCCCGATAAAAATATCTACTGGCCAAGTTCGCCGTCAATCGGTTGGGGGCACAAGGAAAGCCTTACACAAGGTGATTCCCACTATTGGGGAGTGTGGTGGGGAGAGCAACCCTTTGAAGCATATAATGAAAAAGTAGGACGTTTCATGTCTGAATATGGTTTTCAGGGGATGCCAAGTCTGGGTACAACAAAGTCTATGTTTTCAGGTGTTCCGGATCTAAATCTGGAAAATCCAACCATCCAGGCTCATGAAAAACATGCAAAAGGGTGGAACATTATCAACGAATACATGAAACGGGATTATAAAATTCCCACAGATTTTGTACAGTACAACTATGTTTCACAATTGCTGCAGGCGAGAGGAATGCAAATTGCCATGGAAGCGCATCGCCGTGCAAAACCTTATAATATGGGAACTCTGTATTGGCAACTTAATGATTGCTGGCCGGTGGTATCATGGTCTTCCATTGATTATTCAGGAAACTGGAAAGCATTTCACTATCAGGCAAAAAGAAGCTTTGAACCTGTTTTATTATCCGTGGCAGAAACCAATAAAAGCTACAATATTTATCTGGTAAGCGATGAACTTAAAGAGATGAGGTTGAATACCCAAATTGAATTAATTGATTTTGAGGGTAAACAACTTTGGAAATCCAATACTTCCAGTCACCTGAAAGCAAATGCAAGTGAGAATATTTTGAACATTAATAAAACTGAACTTGCGAAATTTGATCTCTCAAAAACAGTATTAAAGATCAGCTCAGAAAATAATCCCATGAAAATTGAAAAATTATTCTTTTTCAAAAAGCCTAAGGATATACAACTTTTACAACCGAATATTACCATTAAAAAAATATCTTCAACAGAAATTGAAATCTCCACAGATGTTTTGCTAAAAGATGTTTATCTGATCGGAGATACCCATTTCAGTGATAATTTTTTTGATCTATTACCAAAGACTTCAAAAAGAATTAAGCTCTCCAAGGCCCTGGAGAAAATTGAGGTAATGAGCCTTTGGGATGTTTTCAAGAATTAA
- a CDS encoding type II toxin-antitoxin system ParD family antitoxin has protein sequence MGHNTSVSLGEYFEDFVDGKVAQGRYKNVSEVIRAGLRLLEEEENRIQLLKNAIQEGIESGTATHFNSEKHLEFLKGKMKK, from the coding sequence ATGGGACATAATACATCCGTTTCTCTAGGTGAATATTTTGAGGACTTTGTTGATGGAAAGGTTGCTCAAGGTAGATATAAAAATGTGAGTGAAGTGATTCGAGCCGGATTAAGATTGTTGGAAGAAGAAGAAAATAGAATCCAGCTTCTTAAAAATGCAATTCAGGAAGGGATTGAAAGTGGAACAGCCACCCATTTTAATTCTGAAAAACATCTTGAGTTTTTGAAGGGCAAAATGAAAAAATAA
- a CDS encoding type II toxin-antitoxin system RelE/ParE family toxin, producing the protein MAKYLFTNKAVEDLSEIYEYTYEFWSEFQADKYYSELIYFCQMLSENPKIGKKYNEIGFDVFGFLSNKHIIFHRIIGENEIEVIRILGAEMDLKNRIKE; encoded by the coding sequence ATGGCTAAATATCTTTTTACCAATAAAGCTGTTGAAGATCTTTCCGAAATTTATGAATATACTTATGAATTTTGGTCTGAATTTCAAGCTGATAAATATTACTCAGAATTGATATACTTCTGTCAAATGCTGTCGGAAAACCCGAAAATTGGGAAAAAGTATAATGAAATAGGCTTTGATGTCTTTGGTTTCCTATCCAATAAGCATATTATTTTCCACAGAATTATAGGTGAAAATGAAATAGAAGTTATTAGAATTCTTGGCGCAGAAATGGATTTAAAAAACAGAATAAAAGAGTAA
- a CDS encoding AEC family transporter gives MVNFVLIAVCIIAGMVFKATKSIHPDAHKGINTWILYLALPAVSFKYLPKVQWTTEMLFPIAATFLISVFCFFYVMFYSKSRGYSRRSRSTLELASGYSNTSFIGFPLISAFYGEGLLSIAIICDQTMFFALSTLGIIAAVKGGSKSGKVSAVFILKRLITFPPLVGCISALVLSQFIDFTFAEPFFDKLAATVSPLALFSVGLQLKFNGWKKLIPQMSASMLYKLILAPAIVLGMALLFGIKGDVAKITVFEAAMPTLVTSSIIAEQFRLNTKLTNLIIGVSIIVGFFTSAMWYEITQFFF, from the coding sequence ATGGTAAATTTTGTTCTGATTGCAGTATGTATTATTGCAGGAATGGTATTCAAAGCAACAAAATCTATCCACCCGGATGCCCACAAGGGGATCAATACCTGGATTCTTTATCTTGCTCTGCCGGCAGTTTCTTTTAAATATCTGCCAAAAGTACAATGGACAACGGAGATGCTTTTTCCGATTGCAGCCACTTTTTTAATTTCTGTATTCTGCTTCTTTTATGTCATGTTTTACAGTAAAAGCAGAGGATATTCAAGGCGGTCCAGAAGTACACTGGAACTGGCAAGCGGATATAGTAATACTTCTTTCATAGGATTTCCTCTTATCAGTGCCTTTTATGGAGAAGGCCTTTTAAGTATTGCCATTATTTGTGATCAAACCATGTTCTTTGCCCTTTCCACATTGGGAATTATTGCAGCTGTAAAAGGAGGGAGCAAATCCGGAAAAGTAAGTGCTGTATTTATTCTGAAACGGTTAATTACATTTCCTCCGTTGGTTGGTTGTATCTCGGCCTTGGTGTTATCTCAATTCATCGATTTTACATTTGCAGAACCTTTTTTTGATAAACTGGCAGCTACAGTAAGCCCTTTGGCTTTATTTTCAGTAGGATTACAATTGAAGTTTAACGGTTGGAAAAAATTGATTCCACAGATGTCTGCATCCATGCTTTATAAACTGATCCTTGCCCCGGCAATTGTCCTGGGAATGGCTTTGCTATTCGGAATAAAAGGAGATGTTGCAAAAATTACGGTATTTGAAGCAGCAATGCCTACTTTGGTAACCTCCAGTATTATTGCAGAACAGTTCAGGCTGAATACCAAGCTTACCAATCTTATTATTGGAGTCAGTATTATTGTTGGATTTTTCACTTCGGCAATGTGGTACGAGATTACTCAGTTTTTCTTTTAG
- the priA gene encoding primosomal protein N': MQYTQIVLPLNLKGSFTYKVPEELMSEIQLGMRVLVPFGGKKIYTGIVFELHDLAPENFTAKEVISILDEKPILPEEQISFWNWLSEYYLCNLGEIYRFAFPSSLKLESETYLKLKPGVVVDFENLDVNEMYLIQALEVRQLVNLTDIEAFIPKKEIIKTINSLIDLQYIEIDEKIAEKYKAKEVAYVRINGEVLNNQNLTEILIKLNKAPKQKDLFLLILEKQTENPDLHIKKAGLFEDGYFGSSHFKALADKGLVEEYYMQKDRIESYGGEIEELEDLSEQQKIAKSEIDEAFEEKKNVLLHGVTSSGKTHIYLEKIEECIRNGQNVLFLLPEISLTKQITQRLEKKYGRQLGFYHQKLTDFERVEVWRRIKQNDIRILVGTRNALFLPYQNLGLIVVDEEHDSAYRPREVTPYFNAKDSALILGGLYEAGVILGSATPSVESYYRARKDKMKYIFLEERFGNVNLPEYELINFKEAQESKKISGNFSLKLIDEIKKTIDEKNQAIVLHNRRGYANVVECETCGYVNYCSNCDVVMTYHKAANEMKCHYCGQKASKPKTCPKCNSENLNERGVGVEQIHEEVSKLFPENEVDRMDVDSMRKKFAYEKLYEKIEEGETDIVVGTQMISKGLDFDHIELVAIPKADSLLYVQDFRAEERAYQLITQVSGRAGRVSGKGRILIQTYNPDHSVFQLIKMNNPAKIYKYILTERQKFHYPPFTKLIMIELKHRRDDKVDRASQFLGSILRKYLPEDCILGPERAQIARLNNLYQFQILLKLPRGKNYERFKGLVLISLKEFDEITAYQSIKKDVFVDF, from the coding sequence TTGCAATATACTCAGATTGTTTTACCGCTCAATTTAAAAGGATCCTTTACTTATAAGGTTCCAGAAGAACTCATGTCTGAAATTCAATTGGGAATGCGGGTTCTAGTACCATTTGGAGGTAAAAAGATTTATACGGGAATTGTTTTTGAGCTGCATGATCTTGCACCGGAGAACTTTACAGCAAAGGAAGTTATTAGCATCTTAGATGAAAAACCAATACTTCCTGAAGAGCAGATCAGCTTTTGGAACTGGCTTTCCGAGTATTATCTATGCAATCTTGGCGAAATTTACAGATTTGCTTTTCCGTCTTCCCTAAAGCTGGAAAGTGAGACTTATTTAAAATTGAAACCCGGGGTTGTAGTTGATTTTGAAAACCTGGATGTCAATGAAATGTACCTGATTCAGGCATTAGAGGTAAGACAGCTTGTGAACCTCACAGACATTGAGGCATTTATTCCCAAAAAGGAAATCATTAAAACCATCAATTCACTTATTGATCTGCAGTATATTGAGATTGATGAGAAAATTGCTGAAAAATATAAGGCTAAGGAAGTGGCCTATGTAAGAATTAACGGAGAGGTTCTCAATAATCAGAATCTCACAGAAATTCTTATAAAACTAAATAAAGCTCCCAAACAGAAGGATCTGTTTCTTCTTATTCTGGAGAAGCAGACGGAAAACCCTGATCTTCATATCAAAAAAGCTGGGTTATTTGAAGACGGCTACTTCGGAAGTTCTCATTTCAAGGCATTGGCAGATAAAGGTCTTGTTGAGGAGTATTATATGCAGAAAGACAGGATTGAAAGCTATGGAGGAGAAATTGAAGAGCTTGAAGACCTTTCAGAACAACAGAAAATTGCAAAATCAGAGATTGATGAAGCTTTTGAAGAAAAGAAAAATGTTCTGCTTCATGGTGTTACATCATCAGGAAAAACCCATATCTATCTGGAGAAAATAGAGGAATGTATCAGGAATGGACAAAACGTATTGTTTCTGCTTCCTGAAATATCACTGACCAAACAGATTACCCAACGACTGGAAAAAAAATATGGCAGACAGCTGGGCTTTTATCATCAAAAACTAACGGATTTTGAAAGGGTAGAAGTATGGAGAAGAATTAAGCAGAATGACATCCGCATCCTTGTAGGAACCCGGAATGCCTTGTTTTTACCTTACCAGAACCTGGGGTTGATTGTAGTGGATGAAGAGCATGATTCTGCCTATAGACCCAGAGAGGTAACTCCTTATTTTAATGCTAAGGATTCAGCCTTGATATTGGGTGGTTTGTATGAAGCAGGAGTGATTCTGGGCTCAGCAACACCATCAGTGGAAAGCTACTACAGAGCCAGAAAAGACAAAATGAAATACATTTTTCTGGAGGAAAGATTTGGGAATGTTAACCTTCCTGAATATGAACTGATCAACTTCAAGGAAGCTCAGGAGTCTAAAAAGATTTCCGGAAATTTTTCTTTGAAACTGATTGATGAAATTAAGAAAACAATTGACGAGAAAAATCAGGCGATTGTTCTTCACAACAGACGTGGCTATGCCAATGTTGTGGAATGCGAAACGTGTGGTTATGTCAATTATTGCTCCAATTGTGATGTGGTAATGACCTATCACAAGGCTGCCAATGAAATGAAATGTCATTATTGCGGTCAAAAAGCTTCCAAGCCGAAAACCTGCCCGAAATGCAATTCTGAAAATCTAAACGAAAGAGGAGTGGGCGTAGAGCAGATCCATGAGGAGGTTTCCAAGCTATTCCCTGAAAATGAAGTAGACCGAATGGATGTAGATTCCATGCGTAAAAAATTTGCCTACGAAAAATTGTATGAAAAGATTGAAGAAGGGGAAACCGATATTGTGGTAGGTACGCAGATGATTTCCAAGGGACTTGATTTCGACCATATAGAACTGGTGGCTATTCCTAAGGCTGATTCCTTATTATATGTACAGGATTTCAGAGCAGAGGAAAGAGCATATCAGTTAATAACCCAGGTTTCCGGAAGAGCAGGGAGGGTTTCCGGGAAAGGAAGAATCCTTATTCAGACGTATAATCCTGATCATTCTGTATTTCAGCTGATCAAGATGAATAATCCTGCGAAGATCTATAAATATATCCTTACGGAGCGTCAGAAGTTTCATTATCCGCCTTTTACCAAGCTTATTATGATAGAGCTGAAGCATAGAAGGGATGATAAGGTGGACCGTGCTTCTCAGTTTTTAGGCTCAATTCTTAGAAAATATCTTCCTGAAGATTGTATTTTGGGGCCAGAAAGAGCCCAAATTGCAAGGCTTAATAATTTATATCAATTCCAAATTCTATTGAAATTACCCCGTGGGAAAAATTATGAAAGGTTCAAAGGATTGGTTTTGATAAGTTTGAAAGAATTTGATGAAATCACTGCTTATCAAAGCATTAAAAAAGACGTTTTTGTTGATTTTTAA
- the dacB gene encoding D-alanyl-D-alanine carboxypeptidase/D-alanyl-D-alanine-endopeptidase, with product MVNFRKYISSAAVLASGFFLAQSTVSTVLYSQNYDNQKSSLNLPSPVSSMVEKTVLSAKELVDINVNTMMADPVLKNATWGFVVYDPKTKKVISSYNESTPLVPASTTKLLTTETALNLLGENYRWMTQLEYSGTVDENGVLNGNLYVVGSGDPSLGTNKAGAGSYRDIISDFIGGLSREGIRKVNGDIIIQTALFKGNISMLPENVVWLENNNYYLPAGSTRGINPSNEKLIVKKGGFSTEKKFFYVSPYAHQMVYAEKYDGDGILTTKLPDAPAYLANSFRTTLVKSGIPVTGKVTPKMTDAAPENRKMISAYKSPTLGDIVYYTNQHSDNSLAEALLRTVGFQKMGDQTSESGRIVVTDHLKDAGFDMIGLNYMDGSGLSRSNNVTPISQVKFLTSLMDEKYYRSYLTSLPVGGQSGTLKRMFLGEGNGQIFAKTGTLNKVKTLAGYIKTNSGKTLVFSLMVNNYAGSVDMVKKRMEKILEPALEL from the coding sequence ATGGTAAATTTCAGAAAATATATTTCAAGTGCAGCGGTATTGGCATCTGGTTTTTTCCTAGCTCAATCTACCGTTTCTACCGTTCTTTACTCTCAAAATTATGACAATCAGAAAAGCAGCTTAAACCTGCCGTCTCCCGTTAGCTCGATGGTGGAAAAGACTGTCTTGTCAGCTAAAGAACTTGTAGATATTAATGTAAACACAATGATGGCGGACCCTGTGCTGAAAAATGCAACCTGGGGATTCGTAGTGTATGACCCGAAAACGAAGAAAGTAATCTCTTCGTACAATGAAAGTACTCCATTGGTTCCGGCTTCCACTACAAAGCTCTTAACTACGGAAACAGCCTTAAACCTTTTAGGGGAAAATTATCGCTGGATGACTCAATTGGAGTATTCCGGAACTGTTGATGAGAACGGAGTTTTAAATGGAAACCTTTATGTGGTAGGAAGCGGCGACCCGTCCCTAGGAACGAATAAGGCAGGAGCAGGATCTTACAGAGACATTATCTCAGATTTCATAGGTGGCCTCTCACGTGAGGGAATCCGAAAGGTAAATGGTGATATTATTATTCAGACAGCGCTTTTCAAAGGCAATATTTCAATGCTTCCGGAAAATGTTGTATGGCTAGAAAACAATAATTACTATCTGCCGGCAGGATCTACTCGCGGAATTAATCCTTCCAATGAAAAATTGATTGTAAAAAAAGGAGGGTTCTCTACAGAAAAGAAGTTTTTCTATGTTTCACCGTATGCTCACCAGATGGTATATGCTGAAAAGTATGATGGAGACGGGATTTTAACAACAAAACTTCCTGATGCACCTGCTTATCTGGCCAATTCATTCAGAACTACATTGGTGAAAAGTGGAATTCCTGTTACCGGAAAAGTAACTCCTAAAATGACGGATGCAGCTCCTGAAAACAGAAAAATGATCTCCGCTTATAAATCTCCAACCTTAGGTGATATTGTATACTATACCAATCAGCATAGTGACAATTCATTAGCAGAAGCATTATTAAGAACAGTAGGATTCCAGAAAATGGGAGACCAAACATCAGAATCAGGACGAATTGTAGTTACTGATCACCTTAAAGATGCAGGTTTTGATATGATTGGTTTAAATTATATGGATGGAAGCGGACTTTCAAGAAGTAATAATGTAACACCCATTTCTCAGGTGAAGTTTTTAACTTCTTTAATGGATGAAAAGTATTACAGATCTTATTTGACTTCACTGCCAGTTGGAGGACAGTCCGGAACTTTGAAGAGAATGTTTCTGGGAGAAGGAAACGGACAGATTTTTGCGAAAACAGGAACCTTAAATAAAGTGAAAACATTGGCTGGATATATTAAAACCAACTCTGGTAAAACTCTTGTTTTTTCCCTAATGGTCAATAACTATGCAGGATCTGTGGATATGGTGAAGAAAAGAATGGAAAAGATTCTGGAACCCGCTTTAGAGCTTTAA
- a CDS encoding M1 family aminopeptidase: protein MKKFYLLMLGLLVSQPFYAQKHDENIEMKGLVEKEMKSFTNRMVVGNINPNTLNYDLQYQRMDVSLNPTVKNISGSVTSHFKPTQNMGSIYFDFTNLLSVSQVQYHGISIPFQQLSTKELKIDFPASIAANTLDSLTVHYSGTPDPFYNTVMTGTQGGTAVLSTLNEPYGAQDWFPTKQSLNDKIERFDFKITTPSQYSVAANGKLMSETNLPATSHKLTFWRTMYPTPAYLIALGITNYTKLNSTIGNPPFPFMNYVYPATASNPTLVSNIEWTKQVMDLYENYFGLYPFRNEKYGHMEYLNGGGMEHQTMSSMSGWGKGLIAHELAHQWFGDKVTCGAWNDIWLNEGFATFGEHITNEKLLMTNTEFMNYLANQISYITGSAGGTVYVPDASLTNVNRIFDSRLSYAKGGYVLRMLKWILGDTAFYQALKDYHARPALAYNYVRTSDFNASLLQSTGKDFTGFFNDWVYGEGYPTYNIKWRQFGNQVLFNVSQTQSMPSVSFFEMPLPIKVNGTGGQTAYLALNNTSNNQNFTESVSFPIASIQFNYDYQILHKNSVVIQDNTLSVSSVEKDHFGLYPNPAKNELYLNGVDRVTEYSIHAIDGKLIRKEMYQPGKAIGIAELVPGTYIFTVNEKHIKFIKH from the coding sequence ATGAAAAAGTTTTATCTCCTGATGTTGGGGTTATTAGTATCCCAACCGTTTTATGCTCAAAAACATGATGAAAATATTGAAATGAAAGGATTGGTGGAAAAGGAAATGAAATCCTTTACCAATAGAATGGTGGTAGGCAATATTAATCCGAATACCCTGAATTATGATCTACAGTACCAAAGAATGGATGTCAGTTTAAATCCTACTGTTAAAAATATTTCCGGATCTGTAACTTCACATTTTAAACCGACTCAGAATATGGGAAGTATTTATTTTGATTTTACAAATTTATTATCCGTATCTCAGGTACAATACCACGGAATCAGTATTCCTTTTCAACAGCTTTCTACTAAAGAACTTAAAATTGATTTTCCAGCTTCCATTGCAGCCAATACTTTAGACTCATTAACAGTTCATTATTCGGGAACTCCGGATCCGTTTTATAATACGGTGATGACAGGAACCCAAGGGGGCACTGCTGTTCTTTCTACTTTAAATGAACCTTATGGTGCCCAGGATTGGTTTCCTACCAAGCAAAGTCTGAATGATAAAATTGAACGATTTGATTTCAAAATTACCACTCCATCACAATACAGTGTTGCGGCAAACGGTAAATTAATGTCTGAAACCAATCTCCCGGCAACTTCGCATAAGCTTACTTTCTGGAGAACAATGTATCCCACTCCCGCTTATCTGATTGCACTGGGTATCACTAATTACACAAAGCTAAACAGCACGATCGGAAATCCGCCATTTCCATTTATGAACTATGTTTATCCTGCAACAGCCTCTAATCCTACATTAGTCTCTAATATTGAATGGACAAAACAGGTGATGGATCTCTATGAGAACTATTTTGGACTGTATCCTTTCCGTAATGAAAAGTATGGACATATGGAATACCTTAATGGTGGGGGAATGGAGCATCAGACCATGTCTTCCATGAGTGGTTGGGGCAAAGGCCTGATTGCCCATGAACTGGCTCACCAGTGGTTTGGAGACAAAGTAACCTGTGGTGCCTGGAATGACATCTGGCTGAATGAGGGGTTTGCAACTTTTGGAGAACACATCACCAATGAAAAGTTGCTCATGACAAACACAGAATTTATGAACTATCTGGCCAATCAAATCAGTTATATTACCGGATCAGCAGGAGGAACAGTGTATGTTCCTGATGCCAGCCTTACCAATGTTAATAGAATTTTTGATAGCAGGCTTTCTTATGCTAAAGGAGGTTATGTTTTAAGAATGCTAAAATGGATTCTAGGAGATACAGCATTTTATCAGGCTCTTAAAGACTATCATGCTAGACCGGCTTTAGCTTATAATTATGTAAGAACTTCAGATTTTAATGCATCATTGCTTCAGTCTACTGGAAAGGACTTTACAGGATTTTTTAATGATTGGGTGTATGGAGAAGGGTATCCAACTTATAATATAAAATGGAGACAGTTTGGAAATCAGGTTTTGTTTAATGTTTCCCAGACGCAAAGTATGCCGTCTGTGAGTTTTTTTGAAATGCCTTTGCCTATTAAGGTGAACGGAACGGGTGGTCAAACTGCTTATCTGGCGCTTAACAATACTTCAAATAATCAAAACTTTACAGAATCTGTTTCTTTCCCGATTGCAAGCATTCAGTTTAACTATGACTATCAAATCCTGCATAAAAATTCTGTAGTGATTCAGGATAATACCCTAAGTGTTTCTTCTGTAGAGAAAGATCATTTTGGTTTATATCCGAATCCTGCAAAAAATGAATTGTATCTCAATGGAGTTGATAGAGTTACAGAATATTCTATCCATGCCATAGATGGAAAATTGATAAGAAAGGAAATGTATCAGCCGGGTAAGGCAATTGGAATTGCAGAACTGGTTCCCGGAACTTATATTTTTACGGTTAACGAAAAACACATTAAGTTCATTAAGCATTAA